Part of the Paenibacillus aurantius genome, GGTAGGATATAAGCAGAACCACACATTAGAAAGGAGACCCACCCATGGCTAGAGAGTTCTCCTTGAAAGATACACGTAACATCGGGATCATGGCTCACATCGATGCCGGTAAAACGACTACGACCGAGCGCATCTTGTTCTATACGGGGCGTACGCACAAGATCGGGGAAGTTCACGAAGGTGCGGCCACGATGGACTGGATGGAGCAGGAGCAGGAGCGCGGAATCACCATTACTTCCGCTGCTACCACCGCTCAATGGAAGGGTCACCGGATCAACATCATCGATACGCCAGGACACGTAGACTTCACCGTTGAAGTTGAACGTTCCCTTCGTGTATTGGACGGAGCAGTGGGTGTATTCAGCGCTAAAGAAGGCGTTGAGCCCCAATCCGAGACCGTTTGGAGACAAGCGGACCGTTATGGTGTTCCCCGTATCGCCTACGTAAACAAGATGGATATTATCGGTGCAGACTTCTTGGGTGCCGTTCAGCAGATGCGTGAGCGTCTGGGCGCCAACGCTGTGCCAATCCAGCTTCCGATCGGTGCGGAGAACGACTTCCAAGGAATTATCGATCTGATCGATGAAGTAGCCTACATGTACAAAGATGACCTGGGCAAAGACATCGAGCAAACGGAAATTCCAGCGGAATACAAAGAAAAAGTTAGCGAACTGAGAACCGAATTGGTGGAGAAGGTCGCTGAACTGGACGAAGACCTGACCATGAAGTATCTGGAAGGGGAAGAAATTTCCGTTCCTGAACTGAAAGCCGCTCTGCGTAAAGGAACGGTTGAAGTTAAGATCTTCCCGGTTATTTGCGGTTCTTCCTACAAAAACAAAGGCGTACAGCTTATGATGGACGCGGTTATCGACTTCCTGCCGGCTCCTATTGATGTTCCTGACATCAAAGGTGTTCTGGAAGACGGAACCGAAGTAACCCGTAAGTCTGCAGACGACCAGCCGTTCTCGGCTCTGGCTTTCAAGATCATGACCGACCCGTTTGTTGGTAAGCTTACCTTCTTCCGTGTCTACTCGGGTATCTTGAACTCCGGATCCTATGTGCTTAACGCTACCAAAGGGAAGCGCGAAAGAATCGGACGGATTCTGCAAATGCACGCCAACAGCCGTCAAGAGATCACGGAAGTATACTCCGGTGATATCGCAGCAGCTGTAGGTCTTAAGGACACGACGACGGGAGACACCCTCTGTGATGAGAAGAATCCAGTTATTCTGGAATCCATGAACTTCCCTGAGCCGGTTATCTCGCTGTCCCTTGAGCCTAAAACAAAAGCCGACCAAGATAAAATGGGTATCGCTTTGTCCAAGCTGTCCGAGGAAGATCCAACTTTCCGCGCACACACGGACGAAGAGACAGGCCAAACGATTATCTCCGGTATGGGTGAGCTTCACCTCGAAATTATCGTAGACCGTATGTTGCGCGAATTCAAAGTGGAAACGAATGTAGGTAAACCTCAGGTTGCTTACCGTGAAACTTTCCGTGCGGCTGCTAAGGTTGAAGGTAAATTCGTTCGCCAGTCGGGTGGTCGCGGTCAATACGGTCACGTATGGATCGAGTTCGAACCACGCGAGCCGGGCGAAGGCTTCTTGTTCGAGAACAAAATCGTCGGCGGCGTAGTGCCAAGAGAATACATCGCTCCTGTTCAAGCAGGTATCGAAGAATCCATGAAGAATGGTGTTATCGCTGGCTTCCCGCTGGTTGATATCAAAGCTACCATTGTCGATGGTTCCTACCATGATGTTGACTCCAGTGAAATGGCGTTTAAGATCGCTGGTTCCATGGCACTGAAAGCCGCAAAAGACAAGTGTAACCCTGCGCTCCTCGAGCCGATCATGAAAGTGGAAGTAACCGTACCGGAAGAGTACATGGGCGACGTTATGGGTGACCTTAACTCCCGCCGTGGACGCATCGAAGGTATGGATTCCCGTCACGGGGCCCAAATCATCCGCGCCAAAGTGCCTTTGGCTGAGATGTTTGGATATTCCACCACGCTTCGCTCGCGTACGCAAGGTCGCGGAGTTTACTCCATGGAGATCTCCCACTATGAAGAAGTGCCTAAATCTATTGCAGAAGAAATTATTGCAAAGAACAAAGGCGCCTAACATATTAACAAGCTAAATTAAGGAGGAATCGTTACAATGGGAAAAGCTAAATTCGAACGTAATAAACCGCACGTTAACATCGGTACTATCGGTCACGTTGACCATGGTAAAACGACCCTGACGGCTGCAATCACAACTGTACTGTCCAAAAGATATGGTGGCGCAGCTGTAGCTTTCGACCAAATCGACAAAGCTCCGGAAGAGCGCGAGCGCGGGATCACGATCTCCACGGCTCACGTTGAATACGAAACTCCTAACCGTCACTATGCTCACGTTGACTGCCCAGGCCACGCTGACTATGTTAAAAACATGATCACCGGTGCAGCTCAAATGGACGGAGCTATCCTGGTTGTATCCGCAGCTGACGGCCCAATGCCGCAAACGCGCGAGCACATCCTGCTCTCCCGCCAGGTAGGCGTTCCTTACATCGTCGTATTCATGAACAAATGCGACATGGTAGAAGACGAAGAGCTTCTGGAACTGGTTGAAATGGAAATTCGCGACCTGCTGAGCGAGTATGAATTCCCAGGCGACGACACTCCAATCGTTCGTGGTTCCGCTCGTGAAGCTCTGCAAAACCCAGACGGCGAGTGGGCTAACAAAATCGTTGAGCTCTTCGAGCAAATCGATACCTACATCCCAACTCCTGAGCGCGACACTGACAAGCCTTTCCTTATGCCTGTCGAGGACGTGTTCTCCATCACGGGCCGTGGTACGGTTGCTACCGGTCGTGTAGAGCGCGGTACGGTTAAAGTCGGCGACGAGATCGAAATCATCGGTCTGGTTGAAGAAACGAAGAAATCCGTTGTTACGGGCGTTGAAATGTTCCGTAAGCTTCTGGATTCCGCTCAAGCCGGTGACAACATCGGAGCCCTGCTTCGTGGTGTAGACCGCAGCAACATCGAGCGCGGCCAAGTATTGGCTAAGCCAGGTTCCGTTAAGCCTCACACGAACTTCAGCGCTCAAATCTACGTTCTGACCAAAGAAGAGGGTGGCCGTCACAAACCTTTCTTCACAGGCTACCGTCCACAGTTCTACTTCCGTACAACGGACGTAACGGGTATCATCAACCTGCCAGAAGGTACCGAAATGGTTATGCCTGGCGACAACATCACGGTAACGGTTGAGCTGATCGCTCCTATCGCTATCGAAGAAGGTACTCGCTTCGCTATCCGCGAAGGCGGACGTACGGTTGGTGCCGGTGCGGTTGCTACGATCTCCAAGTAATAAGCTTTCGGCTTACCAAGGACTCTCACCTTCGGGTGGGGGTTCTTTTTATATAGAAGCTTCAGTCGGTTTAAAGCCATACGCTTATGGAAAAAACTATAGAAAATAAAATAGAAAGAAAAGCAGGGATTTCCCTTGCTTTCTTGGGCTCTTTTTTATATAATAGTGAACGTTGGTCTGTGACGTTGCGATGATGTGAGAGGTTGTTGATACGCCCGGCTCCTTTGCCATTGGAACGGGGATCAAGATATTTTCACGGAGTATGTCCGATACTAAATTGGGCGATAGAAGGAGGGACTTATATGGCAAAGCAAAAGATTCGTATCCGTTTGAAGGCATACGATCACAGGATTCTTGATCAGTCCGCAGAGAAGATTGTAGAGACCGCTAAACGTTCGGGTGCAGGTGTATCCGGGCCGATTCCGCTTCCGACGGAAAAGCAAATCATCACGATTCTCCGCGCGGTACACAAGTACAAGGATTCCAGGGAACAATTCGAAATGCGTACACACAAGCGCTTGATCGATATTGTTAACCCAACACCGCAAACGGTAGATGCTTTGATGCGTCTGGATTTGCCGTCCGGCGTGGACATTGAGATCAAGCTTTAATACATTATGAAACGTAAAGGGAATGAGGTGTCAACATGACAAAAGGTATCTTAGGGAAGAAGCTGGGGATGACTCAAGTCTTTACTCCTGAAGGATTGGTTCTGCCGGTTACCGTAATCCAAGCGGGTCCTTGCGTAGTATTGCAGAAGAAGGACGTGGAGAACGACGGCTACGAAGCCATCCAAATCGGTTTTGACGATAAGAAAGAAAAGAACGCCAATAAGCCGGAGTCGGGCCATGCGAAGAAAGCAGGCGCGACACCTAAGCGCTACATTAAAGAATTCCGCGGAATTCAGCTGTCGGATTATGAAGTTGGCCAGGAATTGAAGGCCGATCTGTTCGCTGAAGGCGAATTCGTTGATGTCACGGGCACTTCTAAAGGTAAAGGATTTACCGGTACGATCAAAAGATGGGGACAATCCCGTGGTCCAATGGCACACGGCTCGCGTTACCATCGTGGACCGGGTTCCATGGGTTCGATTCAAGCGAACCGCGTTCCTAAAGGCAAACACCTTCCAGGACACATGGGAAAAGAAACGGTCACTCTGCAGAACCTGCAAGTAGTAAGAGTTGATGCGGAACGCAACGTGCTGCTGGTTAAAGGCTCCGTACCCGGACCTAAAAACAGCTACGTCAGCGTGAAAACAACCGTTAAAAAATAAAGAAGCGGGAAAGGAGGATAACAAATGCCAAAAGTAGCAGTGTTCAACGTAAGCGGATCGGAAGTTGGGCAGATCGAGCTTTCCGAAGCGGTTTTCGGAATCGAGCCTAACGTTCACGTGCTTCACTCCGCCGTTGTCTTGCAGCAGGCTTCCCAGCGCCTAGGAACTCACAAAACAAAAGGACGTTCCGAAGTACGCGGCGGTGGTCGCAAGCCTTGGAAACAAAAAGGAACCGGCCGTGCCCGTCAAGGAAGCATCCGTGCTCCTCAATGGAAAGGCGGCGGTATCGTATTCGGACCAACGCCACGCAGCTATGGCTTTAAACTGCCTAAGAAAGTTCGCCGTTTGGCTATCAAATCCGCTCTGTCTTCCAAAGTGATCGACAATGAGATCATCGTTCTGGATCAGCTTTCGATCAACCAGCCGAAGACGAAGGAAATCGTAGCCCTGCTGAAGAACCTGAAGGCAGATCGCCGCGCTCTAGTAGTAACTTCCGAGTTTGATGAGAATGTGGCATTGTCCGCCCGTAACATTCCTGGGGTTAAGTTCGTAACCGCTCAAGGAATCAACGTTCTGGACGTTCTGGTGCACGACAAACTCATCATTACTAAAGAAGCGGTAGAGAAGGTAGAGGAGGTGCTTGCGTAATGAAAAATCCTCGTGATATTATCAAGCGCCCGGTAATTACGGAAAGCACGAGCGAAATGATGGCCGACAAGAAGTATGCCTTCGAAGTCGACATTCGTGCCAACAAAACCGAAATTAAGCAGGCCATCGAACAGATTTTCAAAGTGAAGGTTACTAAAGTAAACACACTGAGAATGCCTGCGAAGCCTAAACGCTATGGACGCTATTCCGGCTACACTTCCGAATGGAAGAAAGCCATCGTATCCCTGAGCGCAGACAGCAAAGAACTTGAGTTCTTTGAAACGGTATAAAGTTCATTTTGTGAAGTAAGGAGGGAAACCAAGTGCCAGTTAAAAAGTACAAACCGACGTCCCCGGCTCGACGTTCGATGTCTGTATCTACTTTCGAGGAGATCACGACATCCCAACCCGAGAAATCTTTGCTCGCTCCATTGAGCAAGACGGCTGGACGCAACAACCAAGGTAAAATTACGGTTCGTCACCACGGCGGCGGACATAAGCGTAAATACCGGATCATCGACTTCAAACGGACGAAAGATGGAATACCAGGCCGCGTTGCTACAGTCGAATACGATCCTAACCGTTCCGCTAACATTGCACTGATC contains:
- the fusA gene encoding elongation factor G, translating into MAREFSLKDTRNIGIMAHIDAGKTTTTERILFYTGRTHKIGEVHEGAATMDWMEQEQERGITITSAATTAQWKGHRINIIDTPGHVDFTVEVERSLRVLDGAVGVFSAKEGVEPQSETVWRQADRYGVPRIAYVNKMDIIGADFLGAVQQMRERLGANAVPIQLPIGAENDFQGIIDLIDEVAYMYKDDLGKDIEQTEIPAEYKEKVSELRTELVEKVAELDEDLTMKYLEGEEISVPELKAALRKGTVEVKIFPVICGSSYKNKGVQLMMDAVIDFLPAPIDVPDIKGVLEDGTEVTRKSADDQPFSALAFKIMTDPFVGKLTFFRVYSGILNSGSYVLNATKGKRERIGRILQMHANSRQEITEVYSGDIAAAVGLKDTTTGDTLCDEKNPVILESMNFPEPVISLSLEPKTKADQDKMGIALSKLSEEDPTFRAHTDEETGQTIISGMGELHLEIIVDRMLREFKVETNVGKPQVAYRETFRAAAKVEGKFVRQSGGRGQYGHVWIEFEPREPGEGFLFENKIVGGVVPREYIAPVQAGIEESMKNGVIAGFPLVDIKATIVDGSYHDVDSSEMAFKIAGSMALKAAKDKCNPALLEPIMKVEVTVPEEYMGDVMGDLNSRRGRIEGMDSRHGAQIIRAKVPLAEMFGYSTTLRSRTQGRGVYSMEISHYEEVPKSIAEEIIAKNKGA
- the tuf gene encoding elongation factor Tu; the protein is MGKAKFERNKPHVNIGTIGHVDHGKTTLTAAITTVLSKRYGGAAVAFDQIDKAPEERERGITISTAHVEYETPNRHYAHVDCPGHADYVKNMITGAAQMDGAILVVSAADGPMPQTREHILLSRQVGVPYIVVFMNKCDMVEDEELLELVEMEIRDLLSEYEFPGDDTPIVRGSAREALQNPDGEWANKIVELFEQIDTYIPTPERDTDKPFLMPVEDVFSITGRGTVATGRVERGTVKVGDEIEIIGLVEETKKSVVTGVEMFRKLLDSAQAGDNIGALLRGVDRSNIERGQVLAKPGSVKPHTNFSAQIYVLTKEEGGRHKPFFTGYRPQFYFRTTDVTGIINLPEGTEMVMPGDNITVTVELIAPIAIEEGTRFAIREGGRTVGAGAVATISK
- the rpsJ gene encoding 30S ribosomal protein S10, translating into MAKQKIRIRLKAYDHRILDQSAEKIVETAKRSGAGVSGPIPLPTEKQIITILRAVHKYKDSREQFEMRTHKRLIDIVNPTPQTVDALMRLDLPSGVDIEIKL
- the rplC gene encoding 50S ribosomal protein L3 → MTKGILGKKLGMTQVFTPEGLVLPVTVIQAGPCVVLQKKDVENDGYEAIQIGFDDKKEKNANKPESGHAKKAGATPKRYIKEFRGIQLSDYEVGQELKADLFAEGEFVDVTGTSKGKGFTGTIKRWGQSRGPMAHGSRYHRGPGSMGSIQANRVPKGKHLPGHMGKETVTLQNLQVVRVDAERNVLLVKGSVPGPKNSYVSVKTTVKK
- the rplD gene encoding 50S ribosomal protein L4, yielding MPKVAVFNVSGSEVGQIELSEAVFGIEPNVHVLHSAVVLQQASQRLGTHKTKGRSEVRGGGRKPWKQKGTGRARQGSIRAPQWKGGGIVFGPTPRSYGFKLPKKVRRLAIKSALSSKVIDNEIIVLDQLSINQPKTKEIVALLKNLKADRRALVVTSEFDENVALSARNIPGVKFVTAQGINVLDVLVHDKLIITKEAVEKVEEVLA
- the rplW gene encoding 50S ribosomal protein L23; this encodes MKNPRDIIKRPVITESTSEMMADKKYAFEVDIRANKTEIKQAIEQIFKVKVTKVNTLRMPAKPKRYGRYSGYTSEWKKAIVSLSADSKELEFFETV